Proteins encoded by one window of Sediminicoccus rosea:
- the fabI gene encoding enoyl-ACP reductase FabI: MGVANEHSIAYGCAKAFRELGADLAITYLNEKARPHVAPHAEALGAEILAPLDVSIPGQLEAVFEEITRRWGRLDILVHSIAFAPKEDLQGGLLNCSAEGFAKAMDVSCHSFVRMAKLAAPLMTEGGAMFAMSYYGAARVVPNYNVMGPVKAALEASCRYLAHELGPQGIRVHAISPGPLKTRAASGLKDFELLLAEAAERAPLGELADIMDVGFACAYLATPYARRVTGGTIYVDGGANIVA, translated from the coding sequence GTGGGCGTCGCGAATGAGCACTCCATCGCCTATGGCTGTGCCAAGGCCTTTCGCGAACTCGGCGCCGACCTCGCCATCACCTATCTGAACGAGAAGGCGCGCCCGCATGTGGCGCCACATGCCGAGGCGCTCGGGGCCGAGATCCTGGCGCCGCTCGACGTCTCCATCCCCGGCCAGCTGGAGGCGGTGTTCGAGGAGATCACCCGCCGCTGGGGCCGGCTCGACATCCTCGTGCATTCCATCGCCTTCGCGCCGAAGGAGGATCTGCAGGGCGGCCTGCTGAACTGCTCGGCCGAGGGCTTCGCCAAGGCCATGGACGTCTCCTGCCATTCCTTCGTTCGCATGGCGAAGCTGGCCGCTCCGCTGATGACCGAGGGCGGCGCCATGTTCGCGATGAGCTATTACGGCGCCGCGCGCGTCGTGCCGAACTACAACGTGATGGGCCCGGTGAAGGCGGCGCTGGAGGCCTCGTGCCGCTATCTCGCGCATGAGCTGGGGCCGCAGGGCATCCGCGTGCACGCCATCTCGCCCGGGCCGCTCAAGACGCGCGCCGCCTCGGGCCTCAAGGATTTCGAGCTGCTGCTGGCGGAAGCGGCCGAGCGCGCCCCGCTCGGCGAGCTCGCCGACATCATGGATGTGGGCTTCGCCTGCGCCTATCTCGCCACCCCCTATGCGCGCCGCGTCACGGGGGGCACCATCTACGTGGATGGCGGCGCCAACATCGTCGCCTGA